In Candidatus Neomarinimicrobiota bacterium, the genomic window TTCTGCCATGAGGGCGCCGGCAGCGGCCATTTTCTTTACCCGTTCATAAACCACGCTCAAGCTTTCCCGATCGTTCTCCCGCACTCGGACCCAGATCTGGGCTTTGTCTGGAACCACATTCACCACATCCCCGGCCTTTTCAATTTGGTAATGAATCCGGGCCGTGGGTTTAATATGCTCCCGATAATAATTGATGCCGGTCGTAAAGAGTTCCATTCCGTCCACAGCGCTGAAACCATTGAAAGGGTCCGCAGATGCATGGGCGCTCTTTCCATAAAAATTAACGCGAAAATCGATGAGCGCTTTGCTGCTCTGTGTGGCGGCTTCCATATCATCTCCAGGATGCCAATCCACACACACATCAAGGTCATTGAAAAGACCGGCTCGAGCGAACCATACTTTGCCAAAAATGGTTTCTTCTGCAGGGGTACCGTAAAAAACCACCGTTCCTTTTATTTTACCCTTGGCCATCAATTCTTTTATAGCGACGGCGGCACCGAGACTGCCGGTACCAAATAAATTATGTCCACAGCCATGGCCCGGGGCACCTTCAATTAAAGCTTCTTTTTTTGATTGCGCTTTTTGGGAAATGCCTGCGTTTGCATCAAATTCACCAAGGATACCTATTCTAGGGCGACCGGAGCCATAAGTTGCTATAAATGCTGTAGGCATCCCAGCCACACCACGCTCTACGTTAAAACCATTCTTTTCCGCATAGTCCGCCAAAATTTTAGATGACTTATGTTCTTCCAATGCCAGTTCTGCGTTGGACCAAATGGCATCACTAATTTTGATGAGCGCCTTCCGGTGCTTCTCTACTGACTTGTCGATGGCTTTTTTATTTTTAGACCAATCATCACCGGCCGTAAGTACCACAACACTCAATATACCAATAAAAACTAATTTCATTTTTGTTAACATTGTTCTTCTCCTTCTTTCAATTAATGGGTTAAGGTTTATTTAAATTCTTTTAGGCGAGCTAAAATATTTTTCATGCTTTCTCCAAATAGTTATCGATTGCATCAATTAAATCATTGATAACTTCTATATGACTATTAATTATACGCACGATAAATGCACGCATGCCCTTTTGTTCGGATAAAAATCCAAATATGATTGGATCAGACAAGAATGCTGCCAATTCTTTGTGTTTATTTTTCAGATCAGTATCAATTAATAATGGGTGGTTTTTTATAATATATTCATTAAATCTTCTATATAAGTCTTTTTGGTTTCCAACGGCTTCGGATATATGATCCGGTCTAATTTGGAACACATCATTGATTTTTTCTTTTAATTCCAAGTTATCGATCAAGCCAATACTGCCATCGTTATTTAGACTATTATATATCGCCATAGGTGGGTGTACTGCAAAGTAAGCCTTTAATGAAAGAATCAAATCTCTTTTCCCAGTTTTCATAATGATTAAAGAGTCTGGGTTATTTCTGCCCCAATTCTCGAGAATGGTGTGAAGTGCTTGACTACCGTTTTCAATATATTGCGCTCTTCCCTCCTCGTACAATTTTACCTTTTCCAATTCATTCTTTAAACTTTCTAAGGTATAAATTGTTTTTTCATTATTCACCAACTCTATTCGATAATCATCCACCCATAACGATCCGGATATGCCCAAGAGTACGGCTAAAAACTCAATGCCGCCTCTTGCTAATATGTTTTTCATTCTTCCTCCCTATTTTTATAATATCACCCTGAGCCTGACGAGGGGTGTCCTATTATTCTGTAATCTCATTTTTAGCCAACGATAAGGCGGTTAAATAAGACTTTTCAATATCCTTCAATTGCCTTGTATACATATTCCCATAGAGGTTCGCCTGGGACAGCAAGCCATAAAAATCATTTGACATATAGTAGGATTGATTGAATTTGTATTGATTTAAGGTCCGACTACCATAAAAAGCACCATCATAAGAATTGTACTTAAAACTCACCCGAAATTCATCCAAGATCTCATTCCGAAAACGAATATTAAAATGATCTATTTCTGTTGATGTGGCATAATTCCGCTGCTTCTGATGGTTATACATCTCCAGAAGTATATTTTTTAATTCCACATTTTCGATCAGTTCAAATGAACCGGTGGCTATGAGTTGGTTAAAGATGCCATCTTGTGGAAAAAATGAAAAACCGACCTCAACATCTAATAGTTTATTTAGTATTTCCGGATTGGTATACACCGTATGGTTTTGATCAATGTCACTCTGTATTTCTGTAATGAGTTGATCAGATTTAAATAATGTTTCCAAGAGTTTATTGATCTGGCCGATGTCACTCTCCAGTGTATGGGTCAGATCGGAAAGGTATTGATCTTTCTTTATCTTATTATCATTCTCCGTCTGCCAGGCCTCTACATAAAAGGATAGCGCAATACCCAAGAATACGGCCAGGAATTCAATCCCACCACGTGCTAATAAATTTTTCATAACTTTTTCTTTTTAGG contains:
- a CDS encoding amidohydrolase, with translation MKLVFIGILSVVVLTAGDDWSKNKKAIDKSVEKHRKALIKISDAIWSNAELALEEHKSSKILADYAEKNGFNVERGVAGMPTAFIATYGSGRPRIGILGEFDANAGISQKAQSKKEALIEGAPGHGCGHNLFGTGSLGAAVAIKELMAKGKIKGTVVFYGTPAEETIFGKVWFARAGLFNDLDVCVDWHPGDDMEAATQSSKALIDFRVNFYGKSAHASADPFNGFSAVDGMELFTTGINYYREHIKPTARIHYQIEKAGDVVNVVPDKAQIWVRVRENDRESLSVVYERVKKMAAAGALMAEVEHEINLISGIYEILPNRRGAGAIQTNFEMLGPIKYTNKEMEYAKEIQRATGKPEVGMDGAIYPLKETKPAQGGSTDVGDVSQIVPVVRLSTPAAPKDAPWHSWAVVACTGMSIGHKGMIQATKALGMTMVDLFEDPQLIKEVTAEFKERKGSRKYEAMIPPGPPPVKQK